One genomic window of Pocillopora verrucosa isolate sample1 chromosome 8, ASM3666991v2, whole genome shotgun sequence includes the following:
- the LOC131769768 gene encoding putative ankyrin repeat protein RF_0381: MVVHEAAKNGSARHMKRVLKLGEDVNKPSPFRDDGEAAPILIAAASNSCEVVRFLAENGANVDAKDRSRRGVLHYAAMGGNKETVLYLLRLGVPVDCQSTWGRSALHMAAVKGHAETLAVLIHNGADLHASTGFGDTALLLAAEEGCLECVKTLVQNGSSVDMSNMACYTPLHNAAKEGHLEVVSYLLKKGSHVNAMSAKRETPVSLAVRKINNKEIVAVLLLSGSSVNLADRYGRTPLHYSTDKEIAELLVNNGADIHVGDFEGKTPLFLAALDGYEEVVGFLIKRGSDVNKRGDSGDTPLHEAAIRGHTNIAQILLQHGANINARRVTGETPLFLAAIACKGKMKQLLISHGADMNISIPEND; this comes from the coding sequence ATGGTGGTTCACGAAGCAGCAAAGAACGGGAGTGCCAGACAcatgaaaagagttttaaagctagGAGAAGACGTAAACAAGCCGTCCCCATTTCGAGATGACGGAGAAGCCGCGCCCATTTTAATTGCGGCAGCATCGAATTCGTGTGAAGTTGTACGATTTTTGGCTGAAAACGGTGCAAACGTTGATGCAAAGGACAGGAGCAGAAGAGGTGTTCTACACTACGCAGCTATGggaggaaataaagaaacagtCTTGTACCTACTTCGTTTGGGTGTTCCTGTGGACTGTCAGTCAACATGGGGTAGAAGTGCGTTGCATATGGCTGCTGTGAAGGGTCATGCAGAAACTTTAGCCGTTCTTATTCACAATGGAGCAGATCTCCATGCATCTACAGGATTTGGTGACACTGCTCTCTTGCTTGCTGCAGAAGAAGGATGTCTAGAATGTGTTAAGACACTTGTTCAAAATGGAAGCAGTGTGGATATGTCAAACATGGCCTGTTACACTCCTCTTCATAATGCAGCTAAAGAAGGCCACTTAGAAGTTGTCTCTTACCTGCTAAAAAAGGGAAGTCATGTCAATGCTATGTCTGCTAAAAGAGAAACACCAGTCAGCCTAGCAGTGcgaaaaattaacaacaaagaaattgttGCAGTGTTACTTTTAAGTGGAAGCAGTGTAAATTTGGCTGATCGGTATGGAAGGACCCCACTTCACTACTCTACTGACAAAGAAATTGCTGAACTTTTAGTTAACAATGGTGCAGACATTCATGTCGGAGACTTTGAGGGCAAAACACCACTGTTCTTAGCAGCTCTAGATGGTTATGAAGAGGTTGTTGGGTTCCTTATTAAAAGAGGAAGTGATGTCAATAAGCGGGGTGATTCTGGTGATACACCACTCCATGAGGCAGCGATTAGGGGACACACCAATATTGCACAAATATTGTTGCAACATGGGGCCAACATCAATGCAAGGAGAGTGACAGGGGAGACTCCTTTGTTTCTTGCAGCCATAGCCTGCAAGGGTAAAATGAAACAACTCTTAATTTCCCATGGTGCTGATATGAATATTTCAATTCCAGAGAATGACTGA
- the LOC131769767 gene encoding LLGL scribble cell polarity complex component 2 isoform X1, whose product MFKFFSRTRDRSSGHLKDKLGQDLFLFNKAVEHGFPPKPSAIAHDPELNLLAIGTSNGLLKIYGRPGVELSARHQLETVIQELHFLPEQGRIISVCDDGEQNTIHLWEVNKKEGKSVLEEVKTCTLEGRLKKISVCCLSMKTNRLYLGTEGGNIYLLDINSFELQEYIIYQDVVMQSVQEESKTNAGSVEAIQEHPEDSNKILIGYKKGLVVLWNHERCSVQATFSIQSSDQPQEVESLSWHADGTKFISAHGDGSLTRWSLEGSLEIPKAVTPLGPFPCKAITKVEWSDSSVFFSGGMPRASYGDRHCVSLIQDANLVEGGDNTPQVAFDFTSRVMDFFTVKANGADPAYLVVLCEEELVVIDLVTKEAGFPTFMKPYLVCLHSSPITCSYHCHDCPQSVFDQLLTAGKKQLQVDFSNESWPITGGKTLIEDDETKDLLITGHEDGSINFWDVSQLEMQLIYTLHTAKYFVGEHEGHDSEPRDAEEEVWPPFKKVGNYSPYSDDPRFAVTKIIMSPKSKTLTAAGNGGQVLIFDLCEEETSVEAQMVEIDFTEDKENFQWKGHGPLLPKEGSITVPAGFKLQTGLQLIPAAPVSALVVEARWGLLAAGTVHGFIVYDYLSKKTVTTKWTVSQETDNGEHLSRRKSLKESIRRSFRRLRSRRGSRGAADRTPKKEGEAPASPTPEAVASPVSRLVEENRVDESVLSMVRCLYFVDTYIRDGVHHCPSLWAGTNAGHIYVCYLTIPEEEKRSEEEVQVEIGKEIKLKHKAPVVSMFVVDKDGLPLQGDIIEDNEKEPDMSGSHSLVICSEEQFKVFSLPHLKARNKEKLTAIDGSRVRKIGLINVRSKNDDSGMVYHCLACVSNQGDLIVYSIPNLKMQVKASAMRKSDVDAIKSLVFSVSGQGFYLSSRSEMQRFTLSATDLLKPDCVLELAEGMRPAEPEPAVVEEETEEKKSRKSSTSSSSSSSSSSDDEKDEEKKKEKKEKKMKKKAKAAIEAVASAEVATEVAAEVEEKKEEVEEKKEEVEEKKEEAEEKKDEMLVKTQEVIAVLPGEEGTRISEKVFVSEERSYTKQTSSSEKEGFPELVLSGEGSTFSSSTETSSSFVTTRVVSSKQVVTSSSTTQRIISSEGSTIQAIENGESEKLMLNESDLQKAAEDMMNDAHDEMGSIDSSDNDKELTSAKGKGFKSPGKLFVKRSTGDDTVETAGS is encoded by the exons atgtttaagtttttttcgaGGACAAGGGATAGGAGTTCCGGACATTTGAAGGACAAACTTGGTCAGGATCTGTTTTTGTTCAACAAG GCTGTGGAACATGGCTTTCCACCAAAACCTTCGGCAATCGCTCACGATCCTGAACTGAACTTGTTGGCTATTGGAACAAGCAATGGGCTGCTAAAAAT CTATGGCCGACCTGGCGTGGAACTTTCCGCTCGTCATCAACTGGAAACGGTGATTCAAGAGTTACATTTTCTGCCAGAACAA GGACGTATCATAAGTGTTTGTGATGATGGAGAACAAAACACCATCCATCTTTGGGAGGTTAACAAAAAAGAGGGGAAGTCAGTTCTGGAGGAAGTCAAAACATGCACACTGGAGGGAAG ACTCAAAAAGATCTCTGTGTGCTGTCTGTCCATGAAAACCAACCGTCTTTACCTGGGAACAGAAGGTGGTAACATCTATCTGCTGGATATAAACTCATTTGAACTTCAAGAATACATCATTTACCAGGATGTTGTCATGCAAAG TGTCCAGGAAGAAAGCAAGACAAATGCAGGATCTGTTGAAGCTATTCAGGAACATCCAGAGGATTCTAACAAG atCCTGATTGGCTATAAGAAGGGTTTGGTTGTCTTGTGGAATCACGAGCGATGCAGTGTTCAAGCCACCTTCAGCATTCAATCCTCTGATCAGCCACAGGAGGTCGAAAGTCTCAGTTGGCATGCGGATGGAACCAAGTTCATTAGTGCTCATGGTGATGGCAGTCTGACGAGGTGGTCACTGGAGGGAAGCTTAGAAATTCCCAAGGCTGTCACTCCCCTGGGACCATTCCCTTGCAAAGCCATCACAAAAGTGGAGTGGAGTGACTCTTCTGTGTTCTTCAGCGGCGGAATGCCAAGGGCCAGCTATGGAGATCGACACTGTGTCTCTCTGATTCAGGATGCCAACTTGGTTGAAGGAGGTGACAACACTCCTCAAGTGGCTTTTGATTTCACTTCACGTGTGATGGACTTCTTTACTGTGAAAGCCAATGGGgcag ATCCAGCTTACTTGGTTGTGCTGTGCGAAGAAGAATTAGTTGTCATTGACTTGGTCACCAAGGAGGCAGG GTTCCCCACCTTTATGAAACCCTACTTGGTGTGCCTGCATTCTTCCCCCATCACATGCTCATATCATTGCCACGACTGTCCTCAAAGCGTGTTTGATCAGTTATTGACTGCTGGGAAGAAACAACTTCAAGTGGACTTCTCAAATGAG AGTTGGCCCATAACAGGAGGCAAGACACTGATAGAAGATGATGAAACCAAGGATCTGCTGATTACTGG GCATGAAGATGGTTCCATCAATTTCTGGGATGTGTCACAGCTTGAAATGCAGCTCATCTACACCCTTCACACTGCCAAGTATTTTGTTGGGGAACATGAAGGTCATGATTCTGAGCCCAGGGATGCGGAAGAAGAAGTTTGGCCACCATTTAAGAAAGTCGGCAACTACTCTCCTTACTCTGATGATCCACGATTTGCTGTGACCAAGATCATCATGTCTCCGAAGTCAAAGACTCTGACAGCTGCTGGTAATGGAGGGCAGGTCCTCATTTTTGACTTATGTGAAGAAGAGACTAGTGTGGAAGCACAG ATGGTCGAGATTGACTTCACTgaagacaaggaaaatttcCAGTGGAAAGGACATGGCCCTTTGCTTCCCAAGGAAGGTTCAATCACTGTTCCTGCAGGATTTAAACTGCAAACTGGTCTTCAGCTCATTCCAGCAGCACCAGTCAGTGCACTTGTTGTGGAAGCACGCTGGGGACTCTTGGCAGCTGGAACTGTCCATGGCTTTATTGTGTATGATTATCTTAGCAAGAAGACTGTTACAACAAAATGGACTGTCAGCCAAG aaactgaTAATGGAGAGCATCTTTCCAGACGTAAATCCCTCAAAGAGAGCATTCGAAGATCCTTCCGGCGGTTACGTTCTCGTAGAGGATCCCGTGGGGCTGCAGATAGGACCCCCAAGAAAGAAGGAGAAGCTCCAGCCTCTCCTACGCCAGAGGCTGTGGCTTCACCAGTGTCCCGCCTTGTTGAGGAAAACCGTGTTGATGAGAGCGTCTTAAGTATGGTGCGCTGTTTGTACTTTGTGGACACTTACATCAGAGATG GGGTGCACCACTGCCCTTCTCTCTGGGCAGGAACAAATGCCGGTCACATTTATGTGTGTTATTTGACCATCCCTGAGGAAGAGAAGAGATCTGAGGAGGAAGTGCAGGTGGAGATTGGAAAAGAGATCAAATTGAAACACAAAGCACCGGTTGTGTCCATGTTCGTGGTTGACAAAGATGGATTGCCGCTTCAAGGAGATATTATTGAGGATAATGAAAAAG AGCCCGACATGAGTGGATCACACTCCCTAGTAATTTGCTCTGAGGAACAGTTTAAAGTGTTCAGTTTGCCACACTTGAAGGCCCGTAATAAAGAGAAGCTCACTGCAATTGATGGCTCTAGAGTGCGCAAGATTGGTCTGATCAATGTTAGAAGCAAGAATGATGATTCTGGAATGGTGTACCACTGCCTTGCATGTGTTAGCAATCAAGGGgatttgattgtttattctaTTCCAAACCTCAAAATGCAAGTCAAGGCCTCAGCAATGAGAAAGTCTGATGTGGATGCCATTAAATCCCTTGTGTTCTCCGTTAGTGGTCAAGGATTCTATCTCAGTTCACGAAGCGAAATGCAACGTTTTACTCTTTCTGCCACTGACTT GTTGAAGCCAGACTGTGTGTTGGAACTTGCTGAAGGAATGAGACCTGCTGAACCAGAACCTGCAGTCGTTGAGGAAGAGACAGAAGAGAAGAAATCCAGGAAGAGTTCAACTTCCAGTTCCTCGTCATCTTCTTCGTCTTCCGACGAtgaaaaagatgaagagaagaagaaggagaaaaaagaaaagaagatgaagaagaaagcGAAAGCTGCTATAGAGGCTGTGGCCTCAGCGGAGGTTGCCACTGAAGTTGCTGCAGAAGTTGAAGAGAAGAAGGAGGAAGTGGAGGAGAAGAAAGAGGAAgtggaagagaaaaaagaggaagCAGAGGAGAAGAAGGATGAGATGCTTGTTAAGACCCAAGAGGTTATTGCTGTTCTCCCAGGTGAAGAAGGAACAAGGATATCGGAGAAAGTGTTCGTTTCCGAGGAACGATCGTACACCAAGCAGACATCATCATCGGAGAAAGAAGGTTTCCCAGAACTGGTGTTGAGTGGAGAAGGTAGCACATTTTCTTCATCTACAGAAACGTCCTCTTCATTTGTCACCACACGTGTTGTTAGCTCCAAGCAGGTCGTCACATCATCATCCACTACTCAACGAATTATCTCATCGGAAGGATCTACAATTCAAGCGATTGAAAATGGTGAATCTGAAAAG CTTATGTTGAATGAATCAGACTTGCAGAAAGCAGCTGAAGATATGATGAATGATGCTCATGACGAG ATGGGTTCTATTGATTCCTCTGATAATGATAAAGAACTAACCTCAGCTAAAGGAAAAGGATTCAAGAGCCCTGGGAAACTATTTGTGAAGAGGAGCACTGGAGACGATACTGTCGAGACTGCAGGCTCCTGA
- the LOC131769767 gene encoding LLGL scribble cell polarity complex component 2 isoform X2, with protein sequence MFKFFSRTRDRSSGHLKDKLGQDLFLFNKAVEHGFPPKPSAIAHDPELNLLAIGTSNGLLKIYGRPGVELSARHQLETVIQELHFLPEQGRIISVCDDGEQNTIHLWEVNKKEGKSVLEEVKTCTLEGRLKKISVCCLSMKTNRLYLGTEGGNIYLLDINSFELQEYIIYQDVVMQSVQEESKTNAGSVEAIQEHPEDSNKILIGYKKGLVVLWNHERCSVQATFSIQSSDQPQEVESLSWHADGTKFISAHGDGSLTRWSLEGSLEIPKAVTPLGPFPCKAITKVEWSDSSVFFSGGMPRASYGDRHCVSLIQDANLVEGGDNTPQVAFDFTSRVMDFFTVKANGADPAYLVVLCEEELVVIDLVTKEAGFPTFMKPYLVCLHSSPITCSYHCHDCPQSVFDQLLTAGKKQLQVDFSNESWPITGGKTLIEDDETKDLLITGHEDGSINFWDVSQLEMQLIYTLHTAKYFVGEHEGHDSEPRDAEEEVWPPFKKVGNYSPYSDDPRFAVTKIIMSPKSKTLTAAGNGGQVLIFDLCEEETSVEAQMVEIDFTEDKENFQWKGHGPLLPKEGSITVPAGFKLQTGLQLIPAAPVSALVVEARWGLLAAGTVHGFIVYDYLSKKTVTTKWTVSQETDNGEHLSRRKSLKESIRRSFRRLRSRRGSRGAADRTPKKEGEAPASPTPEAVASPVSRLVEENRVDESVLSMVRCLYFVDTYIRDGVHHCPSLWAGTNAGHIYVCYLTIPEEEKRSEEEVQVEIGKEIKLKHKAPVVSMFVVDKDGLPLQGDIIEDNEKEPDMSGSHSLVICSEEQFKVFSLPHLKARNKEKLTAIDGSRVRKIGLINVRSKNDDSGMVYHCLACVSNQGDLIVYSIPNLKMQVKASAMRKSDVDAIKSLVFSVSGQGFYLSSRSEMQRFTLSATDLLKPDCVLELAEGMRPAEPEPAVVEEETEEKKSRKSSTSSSSSSSSSSDDEKDEEKKKEKKEKKMKKKAKAAIEAVASAEVATEVAAEVEEKKEEVEEKKEEVEEKKEEAEEKKDEMLVKTQEVIAVLPGEEGTRISEKVFVSEERSYTKQTSSSEKEGFPELVLSGEGSTFSSSTETSSSFVTTRVVSSKQVVTSSSTTQRIISSEGSTIQAIENGESEKLMLNESDLQKAAEDMMNDAHDEVEQASS encoded by the exons atgtttaagtttttttcgaGGACAAGGGATAGGAGTTCCGGACATTTGAAGGACAAACTTGGTCAGGATCTGTTTTTGTTCAACAAG GCTGTGGAACATGGCTTTCCACCAAAACCTTCGGCAATCGCTCACGATCCTGAACTGAACTTGTTGGCTATTGGAACAAGCAATGGGCTGCTAAAAAT CTATGGCCGACCTGGCGTGGAACTTTCCGCTCGTCATCAACTGGAAACGGTGATTCAAGAGTTACATTTTCTGCCAGAACAA GGACGTATCATAAGTGTTTGTGATGATGGAGAACAAAACACCATCCATCTTTGGGAGGTTAACAAAAAAGAGGGGAAGTCAGTTCTGGAGGAAGTCAAAACATGCACACTGGAGGGAAG ACTCAAAAAGATCTCTGTGTGCTGTCTGTCCATGAAAACCAACCGTCTTTACCTGGGAACAGAAGGTGGTAACATCTATCTGCTGGATATAAACTCATTTGAACTTCAAGAATACATCATTTACCAGGATGTTGTCATGCAAAG TGTCCAGGAAGAAAGCAAGACAAATGCAGGATCTGTTGAAGCTATTCAGGAACATCCAGAGGATTCTAACAAG atCCTGATTGGCTATAAGAAGGGTTTGGTTGTCTTGTGGAATCACGAGCGATGCAGTGTTCAAGCCACCTTCAGCATTCAATCCTCTGATCAGCCACAGGAGGTCGAAAGTCTCAGTTGGCATGCGGATGGAACCAAGTTCATTAGTGCTCATGGTGATGGCAGTCTGACGAGGTGGTCACTGGAGGGAAGCTTAGAAATTCCCAAGGCTGTCACTCCCCTGGGACCATTCCCTTGCAAAGCCATCACAAAAGTGGAGTGGAGTGACTCTTCTGTGTTCTTCAGCGGCGGAATGCCAAGGGCCAGCTATGGAGATCGACACTGTGTCTCTCTGATTCAGGATGCCAACTTGGTTGAAGGAGGTGACAACACTCCTCAAGTGGCTTTTGATTTCACTTCACGTGTGATGGACTTCTTTACTGTGAAAGCCAATGGGgcag ATCCAGCTTACTTGGTTGTGCTGTGCGAAGAAGAATTAGTTGTCATTGACTTGGTCACCAAGGAGGCAGG GTTCCCCACCTTTATGAAACCCTACTTGGTGTGCCTGCATTCTTCCCCCATCACATGCTCATATCATTGCCACGACTGTCCTCAAAGCGTGTTTGATCAGTTATTGACTGCTGGGAAGAAACAACTTCAAGTGGACTTCTCAAATGAG AGTTGGCCCATAACAGGAGGCAAGACACTGATAGAAGATGATGAAACCAAGGATCTGCTGATTACTGG GCATGAAGATGGTTCCATCAATTTCTGGGATGTGTCACAGCTTGAAATGCAGCTCATCTACACCCTTCACACTGCCAAGTATTTTGTTGGGGAACATGAAGGTCATGATTCTGAGCCCAGGGATGCGGAAGAAGAAGTTTGGCCACCATTTAAGAAAGTCGGCAACTACTCTCCTTACTCTGATGATCCACGATTTGCTGTGACCAAGATCATCATGTCTCCGAAGTCAAAGACTCTGACAGCTGCTGGTAATGGAGGGCAGGTCCTCATTTTTGACTTATGTGAAGAAGAGACTAGTGTGGAAGCACAG ATGGTCGAGATTGACTTCACTgaagacaaggaaaatttcCAGTGGAAAGGACATGGCCCTTTGCTTCCCAAGGAAGGTTCAATCACTGTTCCTGCAGGATTTAAACTGCAAACTGGTCTTCAGCTCATTCCAGCAGCACCAGTCAGTGCACTTGTTGTGGAAGCACGCTGGGGACTCTTGGCAGCTGGAACTGTCCATGGCTTTATTGTGTATGATTATCTTAGCAAGAAGACTGTTACAACAAAATGGACTGTCAGCCAAG aaactgaTAATGGAGAGCATCTTTCCAGACGTAAATCCCTCAAAGAGAGCATTCGAAGATCCTTCCGGCGGTTACGTTCTCGTAGAGGATCCCGTGGGGCTGCAGATAGGACCCCCAAGAAAGAAGGAGAAGCTCCAGCCTCTCCTACGCCAGAGGCTGTGGCTTCACCAGTGTCCCGCCTTGTTGAGGAAAACCGTGTTGATGAGAGCGTCTTAAGTATGGTGCGCTGTTTGTACTTTGTGGACACTTACATCAGAGATG GGGTGCACCACTGCCCTTCTCTCTGGGCAGGAACAAATGCCGGTCACATTTATGTGTGTTATTTGACCATCCCTGAGGAAGAGAAGAGATCTGAGGAGGAAGTGCAGGTGGAGATTGGAAAAGAGATCAAATTGAAACACAAAGCACCGGTTGTGTCCATGTTCGTGGTTGACAAAGATGGATTGCCGCTTCAAGGAGATATTATTGAGGATAATGAAAAAG AGCCCGACATGAGTGGATCACACTCCCTAGTAATTTGCTCTGAGGAACAGTTTAAAGTGTTCAGTTTGCCACACTTGAAGGCCCGTAATAAAGAGAAGCTCACTGCAATTGATGGCTCTAGAGTGCGCAAGATTGGTCTGATCAATGTTAGAAGCAAGAATGATGATTCTGGAATGGTGTACCACTGCCTTGCATGTGTTAGCAATCAAGGGgatttgattgtttattctaTTCCAAACCTCAAAATGCAAGTCAAGGCCTCAGCAATGAGAAAGTCTGATGTGGATGCCATTAAATCCCTTGTGTTCTCCGTTAGTGGTCAAGGATTCTATCTCAGTTCACGAAGCGAAATGCAACGTTTTACTCTTTCTGCCACTGACTT GTTGAAGCCAGACTGTGTGTTGGAACTTGCTGAAGGAATGAGACCTGCTGAACCAGAACCTGCAGTCGTTGAGGAAGAGACAGAAGAGAAGAAATCCAGGAAGAGTTCAACTTCCAGTTCCTCGTCATCTTCTTCGTCTTCCGACGAtgaaaaagatgaagagaagaagaaggagaaaaaagaaaagaagatgaagaagaaagcGAAAGCTGCTATAGAGGCTGTGGCCTCAGCGGAGGTTGCCACTGAAGTTGCTGCAGAAGTTGAAGAGAAGAAGGAGGAAGTGGAGGAGAAGAAAGAGGAAgtggaagagaaaaaagaggaagCAGAGGAGAAGAAGGATGAGATGCTTGTTAAGACCCAAGAGGTTATTGCTGTTCTCCCAGGTGAAGAAGGAACAAGGATATCGGAGAAAGTGTTCGTTTCCGAGGAACGATCGTACACCAAGCAGACATCATCATCGGAGAAAGAAGGTTTCCCAGAACTGGTGTTGAGTGGAGAAGGTAGCACATTTTCTTCATCTACAGAAACGTCCTCTTCATTTGTCACCACACGTGTTGTTAGCTCCAAGCAGGTCGTCACATCATCATCCACTACTCAACGAATTATCTCATCGGAAGGATCTACAATTCAAGCGATTGAAAATGGTGAATCTGAAAAG CTTATGTTGAATGAATCAGACTTGCAGAAAGCAGCTGAAGATATGATGAATGATGCTCATGACGAG GTTGAGCAAGCTTCCAGTTGA
- the LOC131769854 gene encoding protein Njmu-R1, translated as MADEEANANENIEPKQKDFYGFALYTYNARRPRSAEVEENKNGQDSEDGTVSSKIIAEGSVSDFLRKEATTNYDFSLSLLSTNLSGEQETELRTFMAKRLARGTVYSGNGNINVLENVIPGDSALCYYCLLRGGKESGDSIEQQDMDSPGFGSFLSKDYVICLVSGSESGLDLFQKELDEYSKGLLPYIDKYTESLDVQESFKHLEFWYEENVEFVCRCTSLLKEDLAVLIGLGLLGGNLEVQSDDEKLKMDLKMFVDACSTVNVLGTSVDIPMDMENKKLSKCCTAIPSKVTMKADGGEYELSSKVSTRFCREWAKTMLSEAVDNPVFLRQVIENYKLRVNHDLNTLKRLLRQAETDHYALYRSYVFLLKCGNGPILLRNATLEAHSLCSDDTLNIIKVLEEYIEENDNFGIKALAE; from the exons atggcggacgaagaAGCTaacgcaaatgaaaatattgaaccaaaacaaaaagatttttacGGATTTGCCCTGTACACGTACAATGCACGCAG ACCAAGGAGTGCTGAagttgaggaaaataaaaacggCCAAGACAGTGAAGATGGAACTGTGTCAAGCAAAATTATAGCTGAGGGATCTGTGTCTGATTTTCTTCGCAAGGAGGCGACAACTAATTATGATTTTAG TCTATCTCTTTTGAGCACAAATTTGTCAGGAGAGCAGGAAACTGAACTAAGAACTTTCATGGCTAAACGACTTGCCAGAGGAACAGTCTACAGTGGCAATGGAAACATCAATGTACTTGAAAATGTTATTCCCGGTGATTCAGCACTTTGCTATTACTGTTTGCTGAGAGGTGGAAAGGAAAGTGGTGACAGCATAGAACAACAAGACAT GGATTCCCCTGGATTTGGGAGTTTTCTATCTAAGGATTATGTCATCTGTCTTGtttctgggagtgaaagtgGATTAGACTT ATTTCAAAAAGAGCTTGATGAATACAGCAAAGGGCTTCTACCATACATTGACAAATATACT GAATCATTAGATGTTCAAGAGAGCTTCAAGCATCTAGAATTTTGGTATGAGGAAAAT gTTGAGTTTGTGTGTCGATGCACAAGTCTATTGAAGGAAGACCTGGCTGTTCTCATAGGGCTG GGCCTTTTAGGTGGAAATTTAGAGGTGCAAAGTGATGATGAAAAGCTTAAAATGGACCTGAAAAT GTTTGTTGATGCTTGTAGCACGGTGAATGTGTTGGGAACGTCAGTGGATATTCCCATG GATATGGAAAACAAGAAACTGTCAAAGTGTTGCACAGCCATACCTAGCAAAGTCACCATGAAAGCAGATGGTGGGGAGTATGAGTTAAGCAGCAAAG taagTACGCGGTTTTGTAGAGAATGGGCAAAAACTATGTTGAGTGAAGCAGTGGACAATCCTGTCTTCCTTCGACAAGTGATTGAGAACTACAAACTGAGG GTAAATCACGATTTGAATACATTGAAGAGACTCCTGAGACAGGCAGAGACTGATCATTATGCTTTGTATAG gtCGTATGTGTTTCTCCTCAAATGTGGAAATGGCCCTATTTTGCTCCGAAACGCCACATTAGAGGCTCACTCTCTCTGTTCTGACGATACACTCAATATAATTAAAGTGCTAGAGGAGTACATTGAGGAGAACGATAACTTTGGAATCAAAGCTCTGGCAGAGTGA